One genomic segment of Carassius carassius chromosome 21, fCarCar2.1, whole genome shotgun sequence includes these proteins:
- the LOC132097708 gene encoding solute carrier family 26 member 6, translating into MEEEMKVKDLRKRVPYHIQRDVLDELGVDQVAEKSDFKISAKEKLRDAVRCTGPRFKSCFLSFVPLLAWLPRYPFRENAIGDLISGISVGIMHLPQGMAYALLAAVPPVFGLYSSFYPILIYFIFGTSKHISVGTYAVMSVMIGSVTERLAPDSDFVIPGNDTNSTILDIVSRDAERVKIAATVTFLSGIFQLLLGLVRFGFVVTYLSEPLVRAYTTAAAIHVIISQLKYSFGINPQRYSGPLSLIYTVIEVCALLGQTNIGTLVVSIVTIIGLVAAKELSALAARKIPIPIPVELITIVIATVVSWQMNLKTKYGVEVVGKIPSGLQAPVAPAVSLLGSMVGDAFALAVVGYGIAISLGRIFALKYAYKVDSNQELIALGLSNSIGGLFNCFAISCSMSRSMVQVSTGGKSQVAGAISALVILVILLKIGELFEELPKAVLAAIIYVNLQGMMKQFGDISSLWRTNKVDMVVWVMTLILTLLFNPDMGLAASIAFSILTVVFRTQLPKYSILGQVPGTDIYKPIEDYNQVKEIPGIVIFHSSATLYFANAEMYIDALYEKTGVDVAKLLSHKKKLEAKRLRKEKKAAKKAKKEAKKRAKEAVKAAKGEEPQFSDTDDSGEEAEANGDVHKLSVKEPKDVAAVEAGPDPDTDTTLPRAIILDLSPVNFLDTVGVKTLRNIYKDYGEAGVQVYFCGCQRGVVESMEKGDFFNEKVTKSILFSSVHDAVLYCQQGNSEEVMQGTHL; encoded by the exons ATGGAAGAAGAGATGAAAGTCAAAGATCTCAGGAAAAGGGTGCCATATCACATTCAGAGAGATGTACTGGATGAGCTCGGTGTTGACCAAGTTGCTGAGAAATCGGATTTTAAAATTTCAGCAAAAGAAAAACTCAGAGATGCTGTCAG GTGTACAGGCCCAAGGTTTAAGAGCTGTTTCCTATCATTTGTTCCTCTCCTGGCTTGGCTGCCACGATACCCTTTTCGAGAAAACGCTATTGGAGATCTAATATCAGGAATCAGTGTGGGAATCATGCACCTGCCGCAAG GTATGGCATATGCTTTGCTGGCAGCAGTCCCTCCTGTTTTTGGTCTGTATTCCTCCTTCTACCCCATTCTCATCTACTTCATATTTGGAACATCTAAACACATTTCTGTGG GTACATATGCAGTTATGAGCGTTATGATTGGCAGCGTGACAGAGCGCTTGGCTCCAGACTCAGACTTTGTGATACCAGGCAATGATACCAACAGCACCATCTTGGACATTGTCAGCCGTGATGCAGAGAGGGTCAAGATTGCGGCCACTGTGACTTTCTTATCTGGCATTTTCCAG TTGCTCCTCGGCTTGGTTCGGTTTGGTTTTGTGGTAACTTATCTCTCAGAGCCATTGGTGAGAGCTTATACAACAGCGGCGGCCATTCACGTTATCATCTCCCAGCTCAAATATTCCTTTGGCATCAATCCACAGCGGTATAGTGGACCTTTGTCTCTTATATAT ACAGTCATAGAGGTTTGTGCATTGCTTGGACAGACTAATATTGGTACTCTGGTAGTTAGCATTGTAACCATCATAGGTCTGGTTGCTGCAAAGGAACTTAGTGCCTTGGCGGCGCGTAAAATCCCTATTCCGATTCCTGTTGAGCTGATCACT ATTGTTATTGCTACTGTGGTGTCATGGCAGATGAATTTGAAGACTAAATATGGTGTTGAAGTGGTTGGAAAAATCCCATCAGG TCTGCAGGCTCCTGTGGCACCCGCGGTCTCACTGTTGGGTTCAATGGTCGGAGATGCTTTTGCACTGGCTGTTGTTGGTTATGGAATTGCTATCTCACTGGGTAGAATTTTTGCCCTCAAATATGCCTACAAAGTCGACAGTAACCAG GAACTCATAGCGTTGGGTCTGTCTAACTCCATTGGAGGCTTATTCAATTGTTTTGCTATCAGCTGCTCTATGTCTCGCAGCATGGTGCAGGTCAGCACAGGGGGAAAGTCACAG GTGGCTGGAGCGATTTCTGCTCTGGTAATTCTGGTGATCCTGTTAAAGATTGGTGAACTATTTGAGGAGCTGCCAAAG GCTGTGCTGGCTGCTATAATCTATGTAAACCTGCAAGGCATGATGAAGCAGTTTGGAGACATCAGCTCTCTCTGGAGGACCAATAAAGTGGATATG gtGGTGTGGGTGATGACTTTGATCTTGACACTGTTGTTTAATCCTGATATGGGACTTGCTGCATCTATTGCCTTCTCCATCCTCACTGTCGTCTTCAGAACTCAACT ACCAAAATACTCTATTCTTGGCCAGGTTCCTGGCACTGACATCTACAAACCAATAGAGGACTACAATCAG GTGAAGGAGATTCCTGGTATAGTGATTTTCCATTCATCTGCAACATTGTACTTTGCCAATGCTGAAATGTATATTGATGCACTCTATGAAAAg ACCGGGGTAGATGTGGCTAAACTTCTCTCACACAAGAAAAAACTGGAAGCGAAGAGactcagaaaagaaaagaaagctgCAAAGAAAGCTAAGAAAGAGGCCAAGAAAAGAGCTAAAGAAGCTGTTAAAGCTGCTAAG GGGGAGGAACCACAATTTTCAGACACAGATGACAGTGGGGAAGAAGCAGAGGCAAACGGAGATGTGCATAAATTGTCAGTCAAAGAACCAAAGGATGTGGCTGCTGTGGAAGCGGGGCCTGACCCTGACACTGACACCACGCTGCCAAGGGCAATTATTCTTGACCTGAGCCCTGTCAACTTCCTGGATACAGTTGGCGTGAAGACTTTACGCAAT ATCTATAAGGATTATGGAGAGGCTGGTGTACAGGTGTACTTCTGTGGCTGCCAGA GAGGTGTTGTAGAGAGTATGGAGAAAGGCGATTTCTTTAACGAGAAAGTAACTAAATCGATTCTCTTCTCATCTGTACATGATGCTGTTCTTTACTGTCAACAAGGAAACAGTGAGGAG GTTATGCAGGGAACACATTTGTAA